The Streptomyces albofaciens JCM 4342 genome has a segment encoding these proteins:
- the lepB gene encoding signal peptidase I, with the protein MDTDAQLSERDRSPAPEQGPEQGSRSACFPERPSSEKEDEAGRPASEERTAQGTSPQEAASPRRAPRLRRLMSRPAAALAALWHRPVLLLAVCVAFVLLLSAFVVQPFLIPSSSMENTLRIGDRVLVNKLAYRFGGEPRRGDVIVFDGTGSFLQSEPSENPVTGLVRGAGAALGLAEPPATDYIKRVIGVGGDRVTCCDKRGRIKVNGEPVAEGYLYPGDAPSSDAFDIVVPEGKLWVMGDHRGRSRDSRDHLGEPGGGTVPVGKVIGRADWIAWPVGHWTALHRPRAFDGIPGPAGSHG; encoded by the coding sequence ATGGACACCGACGCACAGCTTTCGGAGCGCGACCGCTCTCCCGCCCCCGAGCAGGGGCCGGAGCAGGGGTCGCGCTCCGCGTGTTTTCCCGAACGCCCTTCCTCCGAGAAGGAGGACGAGGCCGGCCGGCCTGCCTCCGAGGAGCGGACGGCCCAGGGCACGTCCCCACAGGAAGCGGCCTCTCCGCGCCGGGCGCCCCGCCTGCGACGGCTCATGTCCCGGCCGGCGGCGGCCCTGGCGGCCCTGTGGCACCGGCCCGTGCTGCTGCTGGCCGTCTGCGTGGCGTTTGTGCTGCTGCTCAGCGCCTTCGTCGTACAGCCCTTCCTGATCCCCAGCTCCTCCATGGAGAACACCCTGCGGATCGGCGACCGGGTGCTGGTGAACAAGCTGGCGTACCGCTTCGGCGGCGAGCCGCGCCGGGGCGACGTGATCGTTTTCGACGGCACCGGCTCGTTCCTGCAGAGCGAACCGTCGGAGAACCCGGTCACGGGGCTGGTCAGGGGGGCGGGCGCGGCGCTGGGCCTGGCCGAGCCCCCGGCCACCGACTACATCAAGCGTGTCATCGGCGTCGGCGGGGACCGGGTGACCTGCTGCGACAAGCGGGGGCGGATCAAGGTGAACGGCGAGCCGGTGGCCGAGGGCTATCTGTATCCAGGGGACGCGCCGTCCTCCGACGCGTTCGACATCGTGGTGCCGGAGGGGAAACTGTGGGTCATGGGAGACCACCGCGGCAGATCACGTGACTCACGGGACCACCTCGGCGAACCGGGCGGCGGCACCGTTCCGGTCGGCAAGGTGATCGGCCGCGCCGACTGGATCGCCTGGCCGGTGGGCCACTGGACGGCCCTGCACCGCCCGCGTGCCTTCGACGGCATACCGGGACCGGCAGGCAGCCATGGGTAG
- the rplS gene encoding 50S ribosomal protein L19 gives MNLLDSVDSASLRSDIPAFRPGDTVNVHVRVIEGNRSRVQQFKGVVIRRQGAGVRETFTVRKVSFSVGVERTFPVHTPIVEKIELVTRGDVRRAKLYYLRELRGKAAKIKEKRDS, from the coding sequence ATGAACCTTCTCGACTCCGTCGACTCCGCGTCGCTGCGCAGCGACATCCCGGCCTTCCGCCCGGGCGACACCGTCAACGTCCACGTGCGCGTCATCGAGGGCAACCGCTCCCGTGTGCAGCAGTTCAAGGGCGTCGTCATCCGCCGCCAGGGCGCCGGCGTGCGCGAGACCTTCACGGTCCGCAAGGTCAGCTTCTCCGTCGGCGTCGAGCGCACCTTCCCCGTGCACACCCCGATCGTGGAGAAGATCGAGCTGGTGACCCGCGGTGACGTGCGTCGCGCCAAGCTGTACTACCTCCGTGAGCTGCGCGGCAAGGCTGCGAAGATCAAGGAGAAGCGCGACAGCTGA
- the trmD gene encoding tRNA (guanosine(37)-N1)-methyltransferase TrmD codes for MRLDIVTIFPEYLEPLNVSLVGKARARGQLDVRIHDLRDWTHDKHNTVDDTPYGGGPGMVMKPEPWGEALDSVIDSQEGEPVIVVPTPSGRPFTQQLAVELSEKPWLVFTPARYEGIDRRVIEEYGDRVDVREVSIGDYVLAGGEAPVLVMVEAIARLLPGVLGNSASHQDDSFAPGAMADLLEGPVYTKPPEWRGRGIPEVLLSGHHGKIARWRRDEAFRRTDRNRPDLIERADPAAFDKKDRETLSILGWAEGTDGRFGRTRDAVEE; via the coding sequence ATGCGGCTCGACATCGTCACGATCTTCCCGGAGTACCTGGAACCGCTCAACGTCTCCCTGGTCGGCAAGGCGCGCGCCCGCGGCCAGCTCGACGTGCGCATCCACGACCTGCGGGACTGGACCCACGACAAGCACAACACCGTCGACGACACGCCGTACGGCGGCGGCCCCGGCATGGTCATGAAGCCCGAGCCGTGGGGCGAGGCGCTGGACTCGGTCATCGACTCCCAGGAGGGCGAGCCGGTCATCGTCGTCCCCACGCCGAGCGGCCGGCCCTTCACTCAGCAGCTTGCCGTCGAGCTCTCCGAGAAGCCCTGGCTGGTCTTCACCCCGGCGCGTTACGAGGGCATCGACCGCCGCGTCATCGAGGAGTACGGCGACCGCGTGGACGTCCGCGAGGTCTCCATCGGCGACTATGTGCTCGCGGGAGGTGAGGCCCCGGTGCTCGTCATGGTCGAGGCCATCGCCCGGCTGCTGCCCGGCGTACTGGGCAATTCGGCCTCCCACCAGGACGACTCCTTCGCCCCCGGTGCGATGGCGGACCTCCTGGAGGGACCGGTCTACACGAAGCCGCCCGAGTGGCGCGGCCGCGGCATCCCCGAGGTCCTGCTCAGCGGCCACCACGGCAAGATCGCCCGCTGGCGCCGCGACGAGGCGTTCCGCCGTACCGACCGCAACCGCCCCGACCTCATCGAGCGCGCCGACCCGGCCGCCTTCGACAAGAAGGACCGCGAAACCCTCTCCATCCTGGGGTGGGCCGAGGGAACGGACGGTCGATTTGGGCGTACCCGGGACGCCGTGGAAGAATAG
- the rimM gene encoding ribosome maturation factor RimM (Essential for efficient processing of 16S rRNA), translated as MQLVVARIGRAHGIKGEVTVEVRTDEPELRLAPGAVLATDPPTAGPLTIETGRVHSGRLLLRFEGVRDRTGAEALRNTLLIAEVDPEEVPEDPEEFYDHQLIDLDVVTTDGTPVGRITEISHLPYQDLLIVRRPDGGEIMIPFVSEIVPEIDLAQQKAVVDPPAGLLDDSRAEVASARDAGEDV; from the coding sequence GTGCAGCTGGTAGTCGCGCGGATCGGCCGCGCCCACGGCATCAAGGGCGAGGTCACCGTCGAGGTGCGGACCGACGAGCCGGAACTGCGACTCGCACCCGGCGCCGTACTCGCCACGGACCCGCCCACCGCCGGCCCGCTGACCATCGAGACCGGCCGGGTGCACAGCGGGCGCCTGCTGCTGCGCTTCGAGGGCGTCCGCGACCGTACGGGCGCCGAGGCGCTGCGCAACACGCTGCTGATCGCGGAGGTCGACCCCGAGGAGGTCCCCGAGGACCCCGAGGAGTTCTACGACCACCAGCTCATCGATCTCGACGTGGTCACCACCGACGGCACGCCCGTCGGACGCATCACCGAGATCTCCCACCTGCCCTACCAGGACCTGCTGATCGTCCGGCGCCCGGACGGTGGCGAGATCATGATCCCGTTCGTCTCCGAGATCGTGCCGGAGATCGACCTGGCGCAGCAGAAGGCCGTCGTCGACCCCCCGGCCGGCCTGCTCGACGACAGCCGGGCCGAGGTGGCCTCGGCCCGTGACGCGGGCGAGGACGTGTGA
- a CDS encoding RNA-binding protein, with the protein MLEEALEHLVKGIVDNPDDVQVASRTLRRGRVLEVRVHPDDLGKVIGRNGRTARALRTVVGAIGGRGIRVDLVDVDQVR; encoded by the coding sequence ATGCTCGAGGAGGCCCTCGAGCACCTCGTAAAGGGCATCGTCGACAACCCCGACGACGTGCAGGTCGCCTCGCGCACCCTGCGCCGCGGGCGCGTGCTGGAGGTCCGGGTCCACCCCGACGACCTCGGCAAGGTGATCGGCCGCAACGGCCGCACCGCGCGCGCCCTGCGAACGGTCGTAGGCGCCATCGGCGGCCGTGGTATCCGGGTCGACCTCGTCGACGTGGACCAGGTCCGCTGA
- the rpsP gene encoding 30S ribosomal protein S16 has translation MAVKIKLKRLGKIRAPHYRIIVADSRTRRDGRAIEEIGLYHPVQNPSRIEVDSERVQYWLGVGAQPTEPVLAILKVTGDWQKFKGLPAPAPMKVAEPKADKSALFEALAKDAGDEPKGEAITPKAKKADKKADEAEAESTSESTES, from the coding sequence GTGGCAGTCAAGATCAAGCTGAAGCGTCTGGGCAAGATCCGCGCGCCTCACTACCGCATCATCGTCGCCGACTCCCGTACCCGCCGTGACGGCCGGGCCATCGAGGAGATCGGTCTGTACCACCCGGTGCAGAACCCGTCGCGCATCGAGGTCGACTCCGAGCGTGTCCAGTACTGGCTGGGTGTCGGCGCGCAGCCGACCGAGCCCGTCCTGGCCATCCTCAAGGTCACCGGTGACTGGCAGAAGTTCAAGGGCCTGCCCGCCCCGGCGCCGATGAAGGTCGCCGAGCCGAAGGCCGACAAGAGCGCCCTGTTCGAGGCCCTGGCCAAGGACGCCGGCGACGAGCCGAAGGGTGAGGCCATCACCCCGAAGGCGAAGAAGGCTGACAAGAAGGCGGACGAGGCCGAGGCCGAGTCCACCTCTGAGTCGACCGAGTCCTGA
- a CDS encoding methyltransferase domain-containing protein has translation MTPTLVRHHLRQSGSPGSYGSTAPADPCARARDWAEIQERMLVPLYEAVYDRMDVGTHTRLLGLGCGSGLALLIAAARGAQVCGVDLDEQRLDLARQRLAPDSAREARDDAMRATVLACGGPERAADPGGGSFNMVTAFHPVGCVSSIEGLTASLVTAAGLTEHGSPVVLGGWGPVERCATASVLRVAQRLADPLRTAGGWRPSGRDDLEELADRVGLRPDGSGRVACPFGYGDLPSAVRGLLSTGLFDAALEVTDQAQVEKELSEALHPHQRPDGTVWMPNVFRYLIART, from the coding sequence ATGACACCCACGCTCGTACGGCATCACCTCCGGCAGTCCGGCTCTCCCGGCTCGTACGGCTCCACGGCACCGGCCGATCCCTGCGCGCGCGCCCGTGACTGGGCCGAGATCCAGGAACGGATGCTGGTGCCGCTGTACGAGGCCGTCTACGACCGGATGGATGTCGGGACGCACACCAGGCTGCTGGGCCTGGGCTGCGGTTCCGGGCTCGCGCTGCTGATCGCCGCTGCCCGCGGCGCGCAGGTCTGCGGTGTGGACCTGGACGAACAACGGCTGGATCTCGCGCGGCAACGACTGGCACCCGACTCCGCGCGCGAGGCCCGGGACGACGCGATGCGTGCCACCGTACTGGCATGCGGGGGCCCGGAACGGGCTGCGGACCCCGGCGGCGGCTCCTTCAATATGGTGACGGCCTTTCACCCGGTGGGCTGCGTCAGCAGCATCGAGGGCCTGACCGCTTCTCTGGTGACGGCGGCCGGACTCACGGAGCACGGCAGTCCCGTGGTGCTGGGCGGCTGGGGCCCGGTGGAGCGGTGCGCCACGGCGAGCGTGCTGCGGGTGGCCCAGCGGCTGGCCGACCCCTTGCGCACGGCGGGCGGCTGGCGGCCCAGCGGCCGGGACGATCTTGAGGAGTTGGCCGACCGGGTGGGCCTGCGGCCCGACGGCTCGGGCCGGGTGGCCTGCCCGTTCGGCTACGGCGACCTGCCGAGCGCGGTGCGAGGGCTGCTGTCCACGGGTCTGTTCGACGCTGCGCTGGAGGTCACCGACCAGGCGCAGGTGGAGAAGGAGCTGAGCGAGGCGCTGCATCCGCACCAGCGTCCGGACGGCACGGTCTGGATGCCGAATGTGTTCCGCTATCTCATCGCCCGCACGTGA
- the yhfZ gene encoding GntR family transcriptional regulator YhfZ gives MNSIDERFLTRNGHAARRLAALLINQPTEGEAARLPRVRDLAARLGVGNGTVQAALQLLEESGAIDTVARGHLGTFLVRSDRAILWRLAGLGTVLAAMPLPHSRRHEGLATGLRGAFEKTGAPFAITFMRGAATRVAALLEGKADLAVLSRFSADALMERHPIELIADLGPTTYAGAHGLLLRHGVQPDSEGLRVAVDQTSEDQRALAERAFAGRTDVTWLESSFTQLYDLFAQDRADATVWNLDEVPGQLAGEVDVLPLDDETTGDFSPRNSSAALIARKEGGEALAAVSGALDLEAVTSLQGEVLRGERMPAY, from the coding sequence ATGAACAGCATCGACGAACGGTTCCTGACCCGCAACGGACACGCCGCCAGGCGGCTCGCCGCCCTCCTGATCAATCAGCCCACCGAAGGCGAGGCCGCACGACTCCCCCGAGTGCGCGACCTGGCCGCGCGCCTCGGGGTCGGCAACGGCACGGTGCAGGCCGCGCTCCAACTCCTGGAGGAATCGGGGGCGATAGACACGGTGGCCCGCGGACACCTCGGCACCTTCCTGGTCCGTTCCGACCGCGCCATACTGTGGCGCCTCGCGGGTCTGGGCACCGTTCTCGCCGCGATGCCGTTGCCCCACTCGCGTCGTCACGAGGGCCTGGCGACCGGCTTGCGCGGCGCGTTCGAGAAGACCGGCGCGCCCTTCGCGATCACCTTCATGCGCGGTGCGGCGACCCGCGTGGCGGCCCTGCTGGAGGGGAAGGCCGATCTGGCGGTGCTGTCCCGCTTCTCCGCCGACGCGCTGATGGAGCGGCATCCGATCGAGTTGATCGCCGATCTCGGCCCGACCACCTATGCAGGCGCCCACGGGCTGCTGCTGCGGCACGGCGTCCAGCCCGACAGCGAAGGCCTGCGGGTCGCGGTGGATCAGACGTCGGAGGACCAACGCGCACTGGCCGAGCGGGCGTTCGCGGGCCGGACGGATGTGACCTGGCTGGAGAGTTCGTTCACGCAGCTGTACGACCTATTTGCACAGGACCGGGCCGACGCCACCGTCTGGAACCTCGACGAGGTGCCGGGACAGCTGGCCGGAGAGGTGGACGTACTACCGCTCGACGATGAGACCACCGGCGATTTCTCCCCCCGGAATTCCAGCGCGGCGCTGATAGCCCGGAAGGAGGGCGGCGAGGCGTTGGCAGCGGTGAGTGGGGCGCTCGATCTGGAGGCCGTCACCAGCTTGCAGGGCGAGGTGCTGCGAGGAGAGCGCATGCCTGCCTACTGA
- a CDS encoding PRD domain-containing protein, with product MEALLARRIRLFVESGQVRPEVAAFVRVELDALATEGCVVTEDSAGMLTSHLLMALTRLQNGEPVAEFRTDGLAAAELAEHPRAVRRARAVSLRAEQALGAPLPESEIKFLAMHFALLRRDTP from the coding sequence ATGGAGGCCCTGCTCGCACGACGGATCCGGCTCTTCGTGGAGAGCGGTCAGGTACGGCCCGAGGTCGCCGCGTTCGTCCGGGTCGAACTGGACGCACTGGCCACCGAAGGGTGTGTGGTCACCGAGGACTCCGCGGGCATGCTCACCAGCCACCTGCTCATGGCATTGACCCGGCTGCAGAACGGCGAGCCGGTGGCGGAATTCCGCACCGACGGCCTGGCCGCCGCGGAGCTGGCGGAGCATCCCCGAGCCGTCCGGCGGGCCCGCGCCGTTTCCCTACGGGCCGAGCAGGCCCTCGGCGCCCCGCTCCCCGAGTCCGAGATCAAATTCCTGGCGATGCACTTCGCCCTACTGCGAAGGGACACACCATGA
- a CDS encoding DUF2620 family protein — protein MTTILTGGVGKTEVADAVRRLAPAGVEAVVSNDMDAVALLQAGRADYFLGTCQTGAGASLGVLVGLMGAATCHTFGRSVPSVEEIDTLLDQGKRVFGFAVDQVDAIVPALVLAIATRA, from the coding sequence ATGACGACCATCCTCACCGGCGGGGTCGGCAAGACCGAGGTCGCGGACGCGGTACGGCGGCTGGCGCCGGCCGGCGTCGAGGCCGTGGTCAGCAACGACATGGACGCCGTGGCGCTGCTGCAAGCCGGCCGGGCCGACTACTTCCTGGGCACCTGCCAGACCGGAGCCGGTGCGTCATTGGGTGTCCTGGTCGGACTCATGGGTGCTGCCACCTGTCACACCTTCGGCCGCTCCGTCCCCTCGGTGGAAGAGATCGACACTTTGCTGGACCAGGGCAAGAGAGTGTTCGGCTTCGCCGTGGACCAGGTCGACGCGATCGTGCCCGCACTGGTTCTGGCCATAGCCACCCGAGCGTGA